The Candidatus Sulfotelmatobacter sp. genomic sequence ACTTGTGTCGCGCCTATCCCGAGGAAGGCTGCGGCGTGCTGCTGGGCCGCGAGCGGGACGGGCGGCGCGAGGTCGAGCGCGTGATCGGCTTCGACAACGTGCAGGGTGACGAACGACAACGTCGCTACCTGATCGCTCCCGAGCAGTTCCTCGCCGCCGAGAAGCAGGCGCGGGGGAGCGGCCTCGACGTGATCGGCTTCTTCCATTCCCATCCCGATCATCCGAGCCGTCCTTCCGCGTACGACCTGGAACATGCCTGGCCATGGTATTCGTATCTGATCGTGAGCGTGGAGCGGGGAGAGGTGAGGGACGCCCATTCGTGGCGCCTCACCGACGACCGCAGCCGCTTCGAACCCGAAGAAATCGTGCTCGATTCACCGGCCGAGCCGGCCGATCGAGCCTTGAGGAGCGAGGAATGATCGCCAACGTTCGCATTCACCTGCCGACTCCGCTGCGCGCTTACGCGGAGTCGCAATCCAGCGTCGAGGTGCGCGCCGCCACCGTCGGCGAGGCGCTGCGCCTGTTGGTCGACCGCCACGACGCGCTGCGCCGGCACCTGTACGACGAGGGGGGCCGCCTGCGGCGCTTCGTCAACGTGTATCGCAACGACGAGGACGTGCGTCATCTGCAGCGCGAGGAGACACCGCTGCGCGACCGCGACACGCTCACGATCGTGCCGAGCATCGCCGGTGGCGCGCCGGAGCGGAAGCCGCCGTCGTGGGCGACCGGTGAAGACGGCCTGCCGCCGCTCACGCAGGACGAGCTCCTGCGCTACAGCCGTCACCTGATCCTTCCCGAGGTCGGCCTCGAAGGGCAACGGAAGCTCAAGGCGGCGAGCGTGCTCGTGATCGGCGCCGGCGGGCTCGGCTCGCCGCTCGCGCTCTACCTCGCCGCGGCCGGCGTGGGCCGGCTGGGGCTCGTCGATTTCGACATCGTGGACGCGAGCAATCTCCAGCGCCAGATCCTGCACGGCACCTCGACGGTCGGGAAGCCGAAGCTGGAATCGGCGCGCGCGCGGCTTCGCGATCTGAATCCCGGCG encodes the following:
- a CDS encoding M67 family metallopeptidase; this translates as MLRLRARHTETVHTHLCRAYPEEGCGVLLGRERDGRREVERVIGFDNVQGDERQRRYLIAPEQFLAAEKQARGSGLDVIGFFHSHPDHPSRPSAYDLEHAWPWYSYLIVSVERGEVRDAHSWRLTDDRSRFEPEEIVLDSPAEPADRALRSEE